Within the Fischerella sp. PCC 9605 genome, the region ACCTGTTGAAGAACATTCTGGCCCACCTTGGTACTATCTGCTGGAAATTCTCAAGTACACCTGGCCTTGGTTACTTTTTTTGCCATCTAGCTTGCGTTTATCCTGGAAAAACCGCAACTTCAGTTGGGCAAAACTCGTGCTGGTGTGGATGATAGTTTATTTGATTGCGATTTCTTTAATGAGAACCAAACTTCCTTGGTATGTGTTTCCAATTTATCCAAGCTTAGCCTTGGTGATGGGAGCAAAACTGGGGGAAATTGAGAATTTGCCTTTACTATCATCTTATCCCCGTCCTTGGGTGATAATTTTGGCAATTCTGGCAGTGATAGCAGCTGGTGGTAGCATTTACTTTAGTTGGGGATCGGCATCAAAATCAGATTTACAACTGATTTTTGCAGCAGTTGCAGCAACAATGACTTTAGCAGCTATTTTGGCAGAACGCGGTGATACACAATTTCTCAGAGTTTTGTTTTGGGGATCTTATATTTCGCTGCTGTTGTTGATGAAGTCTAACTATTGGGTTTGGGAATTAGGAGAACGCTATCCAGTCAAACCAGTCGCAGCTATGATTCAACGGGAAACACCACCAGGTACAAAGATTTACACATCGAATCCTGAAAACCGTCCGTCGTTAAATTTTTATAGCGATCGCAATATAGTTTCTGCTTCTATTAGAGAATTGCAATATTATTGGCGTCACAAAGAACAACCCTACTTCTTGTTAGATGAACCTACCCTTAATAATCTCCAACTTGATTCAGCGAATCTACTTGATCAAGCAGAAGGTTGGAAACTAGTTACAAAAAATACAGGTAGATTGTAAATAGATAGTAGATAGTAGATAGTAGTTAGTACTTGGTTGTTTCCCACTAACCACTAACCACTAACCATTAACCTGAGTAATTTTTGATATACTAATACTGAAATCTGTGGAAGAGGATATTTATCCCAGGAAAAGTGCTCACTGGGATTTTTTTCCCTCATCTTTGATTTTTTCAATACTTGGTGATGAGGCGTCGTCGTTGCGATTTTGCTGAGACACAGCAATCATACCAAAGAGAATAGCACCTCCTACAGCTAAGACAAACAAAGGGCGTTTAAGAACAATGAGATCGCGGATGAGCCTAGCTAAGGGTCGGCTTTGACGACGCAGCATTGATGAAATCATAATCTGTTTAAATGTAAACGGATCGCGGACATAGTGACCGCTACTTGAGACTACAAGCCTTTCTTGACAATACGGACAGGTAAACAACCCAACATAAGTCTTAACTGGTTTAGGCGTAGAATTTCTTTGGCAAATGGGGCAAGTCACATAATGATTATCAAAAGTGTGTGTGTTCATCTACCTCGTCCGCTTAGTCGACTTAACTTACTCTATAAAAAATAAACTTCTTGCAGAAGCCAGAAAAAGGACAAAGGGTAAGGGTGAAAGGTATGAAAGTATTCTTGTGCCTTTAACCTCTACCCAACTCTTGCAAAAGACATTTTTGCAAGCAGGCTAATATCTATATTGAATTCCCGCTCAAAGGGCGTATAGATTTCCCTGTACATCTAATCTCAGCCATGTTGCATATAATTCTAAAAGATGATGCAGTGGCGTGGCAGCCACTGCAACACGAGTATAATCAGATTCAGCTGAGAATAATTCCTCATCGCTTTTGCTAATCCTCCTAAAGAGCATAAGTCTCCAATTCTCTCCCATTTAAGCACTCTCGCCACACAAATTTTGCAAGCTAGAAAATTTTTCACAAAAGCTTTGTAAATTAACAAATAGAGTAAGAACTTTATTTGCAAAGTCTCTACTTGTCTGGTTACTAGGCGATCGCTCACAATGAAAAGCAAGGCATAAAATCTTAAATTTTTTATTAGATTTACTCCTCACTCAATGACTCTCCTGCCTCCCACAGAACTCAGGAAGGCGACGGAACAATCTACCTTTCCTTCTCCTTCCATCCGTTTAACCTATCTATTTAACCGTTTTCAACCATCCCCAGAAACCGTTGTGCTGCTTTTAGCGTTGCTAATTGGCGGTGGTAGCGGGATGGGTGTGGTTACTTTTCACTATTTAATCCAGCTGATTCACCGCCTCATGCTGGAAAACTTTATGGGTGTAGTTGGCGTTTGGGGCGCTTGGACTTTAGCTTGCGTTCCCATCCTAGGCGGATTAATTGTTGGTTTGATGCGCTGGCGATCGCAAGACTTTGGCCCTGGGCTATCATCTTTAATTGCTGCTTCCCAAAAAGGAGAGATAAAACGACAGCTACGTCCGGTGACAAAGATGCTAGCGGCAGCAGTTTCCTTGGGTAGCGGTGCTTCCCTGGGGCCAGAAGGCCCTAGTGTGGAAATTGGTGCTAATTTTGGCATGTTGCTGTCTGTGGTGCTACAAGTATCACAAGAACGCCAGCGTTTGCTTTTAGGTGCTGGCGCTGCGGCTGGCTTGGCTGCTGGATTTAATGCCCCGATTGCAGGTGTTTTTTTTGCCTTAGAGGTAGTGCTGGGAGCAACATCATTTGCTACTTCTGCGGTAAGTGTAGTGTTGCTGGCAGCAGTAGTTGCGGCGTTAATTGCTCACATTGGCTTGGGGGCACAACCAGCTT harbors:
- a CDS encoding ArnT family glycosyltransferase, which translates into the protein MQEGSFTWGRLEKQYRSHQKWVDGTWVIVLLVAAVLLFTINLGQLPLRDWDEGTVAQVAREIWQAPAGSMRWLHPTLGGEPYHNKPPLMHLLIAWAYSLGGVNEWTTRIPGAILTAISVPLLYCIGREIFRQRFCAIYSALIYLTMLPVVRHGRLAMLDGAVVCFFMLMMWCLLRSRRDLRYCLGVGICFGLICLTKGMLGVLLGAVAVVFLFWDTPRMLTSAYMWIGMFIGIIPVAFWYGAQWWEYGQTFTNVGMVGQSLSRIWTPVEEHSGPPWYYLLEILKYTWPWLLFLPSSLRLSWKNRNFSWAKLVLVWMIVYLIAISLMRTKLPWYVFPIYPSLALVMGAKLGEIENLPLLSSYPRPWVIILAILAVIAAGGSIYFSWGSASKSDLQLIFAAVAATMTLAAILAERGDTQFLRVLFWGSYISLLLLMKSNYWVWELGERYPVKPVAAMIQRETPPGTKIYTSNPENRPSLNFYSDRNIVSASIRELQYYWRHKEQPYFLLDEPTLNNLQLDSANLLDQAEGWKLVTKNTGRL